GTGCTGAAGAGAAAATAATATTAATTTTTATCTTTTTTTTACTGTTAAAATCCCCCTCATGAAAAATTCATATTTATTAATTTTTGCGTTTTTTATTTGTCTTAATTCCAATGCCCAGTTTCTGAACTTTGGGCTAAAAGGTGGAATTAACTACAATTCCAACGGAGACCTCCGGGCTTTCACCATTAGCAATCCGGATGAAATAAGCAAATTTTCTTCAAATGAAGAAACCGGGTACCATCTTGGAATGTTGGCTGAAATCAAGCTGCCTTTGTTTCTTTATATCCGTCCTGAGCTGGTTTATACCCACACCGAAAGTAGTTATGATATTGAAAGCGAGACCGGTAAGCTAAAAATGGATAAGTTGGAGCTTCCCGTTCTGGTAGGATTTCGAATTTTGAAATTTGGACGTTTGTTTTTCGGACCCAATTTCAGTTATGTCATAAATACCAAACTTTCGGTCCCGGAAACCGTTGAAAGTATATCTAACATAGACTATGATGAATTTACGGTTTCAGGGCAAATAGGACTTGGTGTAAATTTTGGAAAGATCGGTGCTGATATCCGATGGGAAACCGGATTTACCGACTCAGAGGCCAGTTTTATTCAGAACATTGTAAATGCTACGGATAGGAACATTGGAGTGGCGGACACTTCTCATTCCCAATTTATCCTGAGTTTCTATTATAAGTTCAAGAAAAGTAAATAGACCTGAAGGCCTAAAACAAAATATTTTCAATTGATACCCCGGTTTATTCTTGGTTTTCGATTTGTTTTCTTATTTTTAGGATTCATTCGAAGAATAACTCTTATCACAACAAATTAATACAATTATGAAGAATTTAGTACTGGTTATGATAACCGGATTTTTACTCGTGTCTTGTTCTTCCTCAGACAAGAAGTCTGAAGAGAATGTTAAATTGGTCACTAATTACGTAAATGCTGTTGAAAATCTCGATTACAGCGCGATGGATGGAATTCTTGATGATGACTATGTTGGTATTGGCCCCTCCAGAGAAGATAGTATCAACAAA
This DNA window, taken from Lutimonas zeaxanthinifaciens, encodes the following:
- a CDS encoding porin family protein, coding for MKNSYLLIFAFFICLNSNAQFLNFGLKGGINYNSNGDLRAFTISNPDEISKFSSNEETGYHLGMLAEIKLPLFLYIRPELVYTHTESSYDIESETGKLKMDKLELPVLVGFRILKFGRLFFGPNFSYVINTKLSVPETVESISNIDYDEFTVSGQIGLGVNFGKIGADIRWETGFTDSEASFIQNIVNATDRNIGVADTSHSQFILSFYYKFKKSK